The following proteins come from a genomic window of Flavobacterium eburneipallidum:
- a CDS encoding efflux RND transporter periplasmic adaptor subunit, with protein MKRISVFAGALALLCLISCTNKKEEKEEAEKFVVTNPIKIDTSFTKQYVSQIRSVRNIEIRAQEKGYLQNIYVDEGQYVKAGQLLFRIMPGMYQAELLKAQAEAKGAEIELQNAKSLADKNIVSKNEQALAQAKLEQARAEVALAKLHLSFTEIRAPFSGTIDRIPLKLGSLIDEGELLTSLSDNSQMFAYFNVSEPEYLDYQTHIKDRANTKVSLLLANNEVFKFKGNVEVIESEFNNETGNIAFRARFPNTDKLLKHGETAEVQMIVPLKNAIVIPQKATYEIQDKKYVFVVNKNNVIESKEITVTGEIPDLYVIASGISVDDKILLEGVQKVKDDDKIKYEYVSPNEVITHLRLKAE; from the coding sequence ATGAAGAGAATATCTGTTTTCGCAGGCGCACTTGCCTTGTTGTGTCTAATAAGTTGTACAAACAAAAAAGAAGAAAAAGAAGAAGCTGAAAAATTTGTGGTGACCAATCCCATAAAAATCGATACTTCATTTACCAAACAATATGTTTCGCAAATCCGTTCGGTGCGCAATATTGAAATCCGAGCTCAAGAAAAAGGATACTTGCAAAACATTTATGTTGACGAAGGGCAGTATGTAAAAGCAGGTCAGTTGCTGTTCCGAATTATGCCGGGAATGTATCAGGCAGAATTGCTAAAAGCACAAGCCGAAGCCAAAGGAGCTGAAATTGAATTACAAAATGCTAAAAGTCTTGCGGATAAAAATATCGTTTCTAAAAACGAGCAAGCATTGGCTCAAGCCAAATTAGAGCAGGCTAGGGCAGAAGTAGCTTTGGCAAAATTACATTTATCATTTACCGAAATCAGAGCGCCATTCTCAGGAACTATCGATAGAATTCCATTAAAATTAGGAAGTCTTATTGATGAAGGCGAATTACTAACGAGCCTTTCTGATAACAGTCAGATGTTTGCTTATTTTAATGTTTCCGAGCCGGAATATTTGGATTATCAAACCCATATAAAAGACAGAGCCAATACCAAAGTTAGTTTGCTTTTGGCAAATAACGAAGTCTTTAAATTCAAAGGAAATGTGGAAGTAATCGAAAGTGAGTTTAATAATGAAACTGGAAATATCGCTTTCAGAGCACGATTCCCAAATACAGATAAATTATTAAAACATGGTGAAACAGCAGAAGTTCAAATGATTGTTCCATTGAAAAATGCTATCGTAATTCCACAAAAAGCGACTTATGAAATTCAAGATAAAAAGTATGTTTTTGTCGTGAATAAAAACAATGTAATCGAGTCCAAAGAAATTACAGTTACAGGTGAAATTCCTGATTTATACGTGATTGCCAGTGGAATTTCTGTGGACGATAAAATTTTATTAGAAGGCGTTCAGAAAGTGAAAGACGATGACAAAATTAAATACGAATATGTGTCACCAAACGAAGTAATTACTCATTTGCGACTAAAAGCAGAATAA
- a CDS encoding efflux RND transporter permease subunit, protein MFNKFIQRPVLSIVISLIIVFLGVLSVLNLPITQFPSISPPMVNITADYPGSNGELMIKSVIIPLERALNGVPGMKYMTSDAGNDGEASIQVVFNLGTDPNQAAINVQNRVASVTNKLPPLVVREGVKITREVPSMLMYVNLYSTDKNTDMKFLYNYADINVLSELKRVNGVGSGDILGTREYAMRIWLKPDRMLAYKISAEEVMEALSSQSLEASPGKTGESSGKRSQAFEYVLKYSGRFTTKEQYGNIVVRSNSNGELLRLKDIAKVEFGSSMYDIYSNLNGRPSAAIVLKQSFGSNANQVIKDLKTKLEKIKTKFPKGMDYEISYDVSKFLDASIEKVIHTLVEAFILVGLVVFLFLGDWRSTVIPAIAVPVSLVGTFAFMTFFDISLNLITLFALVLAIGVVVDDAIVVIEAVHAKMEEEHLSPLKATKKAMHEIAGAIIAITFLMAAVFIPVAFMSGPVGVFYRQFSITMATAIILSGIVALTLTPALCAIMLKNNHGKPKKKTPINQFIDGFNNKFNFAQGKYQNVLGKIVNRRSVTLIALLGFCAGTWFVSSTVPSGFIPNEDQGMFYAIIQTPPGSSLERTNNIAEKLQKEAEKIDGVKSVSSLAGYEILTEGTGANAGTCLINLKSWENRKESVQEIMTELEERSKDIPGANIEFFQPPAVPGYGAAGGFELRLLDKTGTSDFKKLEEVNKEFVEELNKRPELTNVFSFFSASFPQYMMKVDNDIAQQKGVSIENAMNTLSTLVGSNYEISFIKYGINYKVIVQAAPEYRAQPDDILKLYVKNNRDEMVPFSAFMKLEKVYGLSEITRHNMYTSTEISGGAAPGYSSGTAIKVIQEVAAKKLPRGYDIDWAGISADEVAQGNQAIWVFLICLGFVYLVLAAQYESFILPLSVILSLPAGIFGAFFLLKIAGLENNIYAQVAMVMLIGLLGKNAVLIVEFAIQRHAAGKSVLDAAMEGAKARFRPILMTSFAFIAGLIPLVFASGPGKIGNRTIGTAAAGGMLIGTICGVFIIPGLYYVFGKIAEKYKLVKTEKENPLTEEFDDNEA, encoded by the coding sequence ATGTTTAATAAATTCATACAAAGACCAGTGCTATCCATAGTGATATCGCTTATAATTGTCTTTTTAGGGGTATTGTCGGTACTCAATTTACCGATTACCCAGTTTCCTTCCATTTCGCCACCTATGGTAAATATTACCGCTGATTATCCTGGATCCAATGGAGAATTGATGATCAAATCGGTTATCATTCCGTTAGAAAGAGCGTTAAATGGAGTTCCGGGAATGAAATACATGACTTCCGATGCCGGAAATGACGGTGAAGCCAGTATTCAGGTCGTTTTTAATTTAGGAACCGATCCGAATCAGGCGGCGATTAATGTACAGAATCGTGTGGCTTCGGTTACCAATAAATTGCCACCATTAGTAGTTCGTGAAGGGGTGAAAATTACCCGTGAAGTACCGAGTATGTTGATGTATGTGAATCTTTATAGTACGGACAAAAATACCGATATGAAGTTCTTGTACAATTATGCCGACATCAACGTATTATCCGAATTAAAAAGAGTAAACGGTGTAGGTTCCGGAGATATTTTGGGAACACGTGAATATGCGATGCGTATTTGGCTAAAACCAGACCGTATGTTAGCATATAAAATTTCTGCCGAAGAAGTAATGGAAGCATTATCGAGCCAAAGTTTGGAAGCTTCGCCAGGAAAAACGGGAGAAAGTTCGGGAAAACGTTCACAAGCTTTTGAATATGTATTGAAATATTCGGGGCGTTTTACCACCAAGGAACAATACGGAAATATTGTAGTACGATCCAATAGCAACGGTGAATTGTTGCGTTTGAAAGACATTGCCAAAGTGGAATTTGGTAGTTCGATGTATGATATTTATTCGAATTTGAACGGAAGACCATCTGCGGCGATTGTATTAAAACAATCTTTTGGATCGAATGCGAATCAGGTTATTAAAGATCTAAAAACCAAACTTGAAAAAATTAAGACCAAATTCCCAAAAGGAATGGATTATGAAATCTCCTATGACGTTTCTAAATTCCTGGATGCTTCTATCGAAAAAGTAATTCATACTTTAGTTGAAGCCTTTATTTTGGTAGGATTGGTGGTATTTCTTTTCTTGGGCGATTGGCGTTCCACGGTAATTCCTGCCATTGCAGTACCTGTTTCTTTGGTTGGAACTTTTGCCTTTATGACTTTCTTCGATATTTCCCTAAACTTGATAACATTATTCGCCTTGGTTCTTGCCATTGGAGTCGTCGTCGATGATGCGATTGTGGTTATCGAAGCTGTTCACGCCAAGATGGAGGAAGAACATCTTTCGCCACTAAAGGCAACTAAAAAAGCGATGCACGAAATTGCTGGAGCTATTATAGCGATTACATTTTTGATGGCTGCTGTATTTATTCCAGTTGCGTTTATGTCGGGTCCGGTTGGAGTTTTTTACAGACAGTTTTCGATTACGATGGCAACGGCTATTATCCTTTCGGGAATTGTCGCTTTGACTTTGACACCGGCGCTTTGTGCGATAATGTTGAAAAACAATCACGGTAAACCAAAAAAGAAAACGCCTATCAATCAATTTATTGATGGTTTCAATAACAAATTCAATTTTGCTCAAGGCAAATACCAAAACGTATTAGGTAAAATCGTTAATAGAAGATCGGTTACGCTTATTGCTCTTCTTGGATTTTGCGCTGGAACCTGGTTTGTTAGTAGCACTGTTCCTTCAGGATTTATTCCAAATGAAGATCAGGGAATGTTTTATGCGATTATTCAAACACCTCCGGGATCTTCGCTAGAAAGAACCAATAATATTGCAGAGAAATTGCAAAAAGAAGCCGAAAAAATTGATGGTGTAAAATCAGTTTCCTCATTAGCAGGTTACGAAATTTTGACCGAAGGAACTGGAGCCAATGCTGGAACTTGTTTGATTAATCTTAAAAGTTGGGAGAACCGAAAAGAATCGGTACAAGAGATAATGACAGAACTGGAAGAAAGATCGAAAGATATTCCAGGAGCCAATATCGAATTTTTCCAGCCACCAGCAGTTCCTGGATATGGAGCAGCAGGAGGATTTGAACTTCGTTTACTAGACAAAACTGGAACCAGTGATTTCAAAAAATTGGAAGAAGTCAATAAAGAATTTGTTGAGGAATTGAATAAACGTCCCGAATTAACGAATGTTTTTAGTTTCTTCAGCGCCAGTTTCCCTCAATATATGATGAAAGTCGATAATGATATCGCACAGCAAAAAGGTGTTTCTATCGAAAATGCGATGAATACATTGTCAACTTTAGTGGGAAGTAATTACGAAATCAGTTTCATTAAATACGGAATCAACTATAAAGTAATAGTTCAGGCGGCTCCAGAATATCGTGCGCAACCCGATGATATTTTGAAATTGTATGTCAAAAATAACAGAGACGAAATGGTGCCATTTTCAGCCTTTATGAAATTAGAAAAAGTATATGGACTTTCGGAAATCACCCGACACAATATGTACACTTCTACTGAAATTAGTGGTGGAGCTGCGCCAGGCTACAGTTCCGGAACAGCAATTAAAGTGATTCAGGAAGTGGCAGCCAAGAAATTACCAAGAGGCTACGATATTGATTGGGCGGGAATTTCTGCCGATGAGGTAGCGCAAGGTAATCAGGCCATTTGGGTATTCCTGATTTGTTTGGGATTTGTCTATTTGGTTTTGGCGGCTCAATATGAAAGTTTCATTCTGCCTTTATCCGTAATTCTTTCTTTGCCGGCAGGTATTTTTGGAGCTTTCTTTTTACTGAAAATAGCAGGATTAGAAAACAACATTTATGCCCAAGTGGCAATGGTAATGCTTATTGGTTTGCTGGGTAAAAATGCCGTACTGATTGTCGAATTTGCCATTCAAAGGCACGCCGCTGGTAAATCAGTTCTAGACGCAGCGATGGAAGGAGCAAAAGCCAGATTCCGTCCTATTTTGATGACTTCATTTGCTTTTATTGCAGGTTTAATTCCGTTGGTATTTGCTTCTGGACCAGGTAAAATTGGTAACCGAACTATAGGTACGGCTGCTGCAGGAGGAATGCTCATCGGAACGATTTGCGGTGTATTTATTATTCCAGGCTTGTATTATGTTTTCGGAAAGATTGCTGAAAAATACAAACTGGTCAAAACTGAAAAAGAAAATCCATTAACCGAAGAATTTGATGATAATGAAGCTTAA
- a CDS encoding TolC family protein, whose amino-acid sequence MKLKIKPYKYLIPLGICLAVTSCTPTLAPLADTKSLPQSFDKSTDTTNTAATSWRTYFKEPNLINLIDIALKNNQELQITLQEIEIAKNDIRVRKGALLPKVGIGAGAGIEKVGRYTSQGAGDASTEITPGKETPDPLGDLKIAAYANWEVDIWKKLRNSKKAAVSRYLSSVEGKNFVITNLIAEVADLYYELLALDSQLDIVKQNIALQSNALEIVKFQKQAAKATELGVQKFQAEVMASKSMEFEIVQNIKETENKINFLLGQYPQEIKRDKTNFVDLLPSVINSGIPSQLLANRPDIKQAELELEAAKLDVKVARAEFYPSLDITANIGVNAFKPSYLFTLPESLLYSLAGDLAAPLINRNALKAEYSSANARQIQALYNYERTILNAYLEVSSQLSKISNLEKSYDLKSQQVAALNRSIDVAGDLFKSARVDYFEVLMTQRDALESKLELIETKKEQLKASVHVYRELGGGWK is encoded by the coding sequence ATGAAGCTTAAAATAAAACCTTATAAATATCTTATCCCGCTAGGCATTTGCTTGGCGGTGACAAGTTGTACGCCAACTCTTGCACCATTGGCAGATACCAAATCGTTACCACAATCTTTCGATAAAAGTACCGATACAACGAATACAGCAGCGACTTCCTGGCGCACTTATTTCAAAGAACCAAATCTGATTAATCTGATTGACATTGCTTTGAAAAACAATCAGGAATTACAGATTACCTTACAGGAAATAGAAATCGCTAAAAACGATATTCGGGTTCGCAAAGGAGCTCTGTTACCAAAAGTGGGTATCGGAGCAGGAGCAGGAATCGAAAAAGTAGGCAGATATACCAGTCAAGGAGCTGGAGATGCTTCTACTGAAATTACGCCTGGTAAAGAAACTCCAGATCCATTGGGCGATTTGAAAATAGCAGCTTATGCCAATTGGGAAGTCGATATTTGGAAAAAATTACGCAATTCCAAGAAAGCAGCCGTGAGTCGCTATTTATCAAGTGTCGAAGGAAAGAATTTTGTGATCACTAATCTTATTGCCGAAGTTGCCGATTTGTATTACGAATTGTTGGCTCTCGATAGTCAGTTGGATATTGTAAAACAAAATATCGCCTTACAATCAAACGCTTTGGAAATCGTAAAATTTCAGAAACAAGCTGCCAAAGCAACAGAATTAGGCGTTCAAAAATTTCAGGCAGAAGTTATGGCTTCCAAAAGTATGGAGTTTGAAATTGTTCAAAACATAAAAGAAACGGAGAATAAGATCAACTTTTTGCTAGGACAATATCCGCAGGAAATCAAGAGAGACAAAACCAATTTTGTAGATTTGTTGCCTTCGGTAATTAATTCAGGAATTCCGTCACAATTGTTAGCGAATCGACCTGATATCAAACAAGCCGAATTAGAACTGGAAGCTGCAAAACTGGATGTAAAAGTAGCTCGTGCCGAATTTTATCCTTCGCTGGATATTACAGCAAATATAGGTGTCAATGCTTTTAAACCATCCTATTTATTTACGCTTCCTGAATCGTTGTTGTATTCTTTGGCAGGAGATTTGGCCGCACCATTGATTAACAGAAATGCACTCAAAGCTGAATACAGTTCGGCCAATGCCCGACAAATTCAGGCTTTGTACAATTACGAACGTACGATTCTGAATGCGTATCTGGAAGTTTCGAGTCAGCTTTCTAAAATCTCTAATTTAGAGAAAAGCTATGATTTGAAATCCCAACAAGTAGCTGCTTTAAATCGTTCTATTGATGTAGCGGGTGATTTATTCAAGTCGGCAAGAGTAGATTATTTTGAAGTTTTGATGACCCAACGTGATGCTTTGGAATCCAAACTCGAATTGATTGAAACCAAAAAAGAACAACTGAAAGCCTCTGTCCACGTTTATAGAGAACTAGGCGGCGGTTGGAAATAA
- a CDS encoding VOC family protein, whose amino-acid sequence MAKQVFINLAVKDVEKSMAFYTALGFTNNPQFSDDTGKCMVWSETIFVMILSHEKFASFITKPIAETKTAVAGLFSLSVESLEEVNTIVTNGLEAGGTEPIELRDYGFMQQRTIEDFDGHTWEIFYMDMTKLPAE is encoded by the coding sequence ATGGCAAAACAAGTATTTATCAATTTAGCAGTAAAAGATGTTGAAAAATCGATGGCCTTTTATACTGCATTAGGATTCACCAATAACCCTCAATTCTCTGACGACACTGGAAAATGTATGGTTTGGAGCGAAACTATTTTTGTAATGATTTTGTCTCACGAAAAATTTGCAAGTTTTATCACTAAACCCATTGCAGAAACTAAAACTGCTGTAGCAGGACTTTTTTCGCTATCGGTAGAAAGCCTTGAAGAGGTAAACACTATAGTCACTAATGGACTAGAAGCAGGCGGAACTGAACCAATCGAATTGAGAGATTATGGCTTTATGCAACAGCGCACCATAGAAGATTTTGACGGTCACACTTGGGAAATTTTCTATATGGATATGACTAAACTTCCTGCAGAATAA
- a CDS encoding DUF1905 domain-containing protein, with product MNGKIKYEFTATVWQHSAPGGWYFVSLPEEMAKEIRNLLQSEEEGWGRLKATAQIDSTNWQTAIWFDSKKETYLLPLKAEIRKKETIEAQKTINVVLWL from the coding sequence TTGAATGGAAAAATAAAATATGAGTTTACTGCAACAGTTTGGCAACATAGTGCGCCTGGAGGCTGGTATTTTGTTTCGCTTCCAGAAGAAATGGCCAAAGAAATTAGAAACTTACTACAATCCGAAGAAGAAGGCTGGGGAAGATTAAAAGCCACTGCCCAAATCGACAGTACTAATTGGCAAACAGCGATTTGGTTTGATTCAAAAAAAGAAACCTATTTGTTACCACTAAAAGCCGAGATAAGAAAAAAAGAAACTATCGAAGCACAAAAAACGATTAATGTGGTTCTTTGGCTTTGA
- a CDS encoding outer membrane beta-barrel protein, whose amino-acid sequence MEFGVYAQVYFIKKMGGKTFNDNFEVDYINFPINANWHFGSTRKWNLNFGITASFRTNNSERQNILGAQIKNKQTGIDLGIGYKIEIRKNIGILLDYQGFSGLTNVDQDEIYILKNKGGNLNIGAVIKL is encoded by the coding sequence ATAGAATTTGGAGTTTACGCACAGGTTTACTTTATCAAAAAAATGGGCGGAAAAACATTTAATGATAATTTTGAAGTTGATTATATCAATTTTCCGATTAATGCAAATTGGCATTTTGGAAGCACCAGAAAATGGAATTTAAACTTCGGGATAACAGCAAGTTTTAGAACAAACAATTCTGAAAGACAAAATATTTTAGGAGCACAAATTAAAAATAAACAAACTGGTATCGATCTTGGAATTGGTTACAAAATTGAAATAAGAAAAAATATAGGAATTTTATTAGACTACCAAGGTTTTTCAGGATTAACAAATGTAGATCAAGATGAAATTTATATTCTTAAAAATAAAGGAGGTAATCTAAATATAGGTGCGGTAATAAAATTATAA
- a CDS encoding HipA family kinase: MQPLQLISIGGIMTGGTTRPVNIIALDENGNPNKYIMKVFTEKNILQNVSVAKEIICSELARDFDLICPNYSIINFDHSEIIDLYDEHKYITLDKGYKFCSEFVEQNAIFNPLVTNSFLKDYEAANIFAFDLFVYNVDRGGEHNKPNLLINDTSLILIDHELTFPFINDTNQIVDYEIFLGNYQFQKHILIKHLRSLRNKEGIFDGFLEMLKHLNINNLSAIFDEMDKFNISYVERQKFIHYFVWAKNNVVIFERYLKGMIG; the protein is encoded by the coding sequence ATGCAACCGTTACAACTCATTTCCATTGGCGGAATAATGACAGGAGGAACTACGAGACCTGTCAATATAATTGCATTAGATGAAAATGGTAATCCAAATAAATATATTATGAAGGTTTTTACCGAAAAAAATATATTGCAAAATGTTTCGGTAGCTAAAGAGATTATTTGTTCAGAGTTGGCGAGAGATTTTGATTTAATTTGTCCAAATTATAGTATAATAAACTTCGATCATTCAGAAATTATAGATTTATATGATGAGCATAAATATATAACTTTAGATAAAGGTTATAAATTTTGTAGTGAATTTGTTGAACAAAATGCAATCTTTAATCCATTAGTAACTAATTCTTTTTTAAAAGATTATGAGGCTGCAAATATTTTTGCTTTTGATTTGTTTGTTTATAATGTTGATAGAGGAGGAGAACATAATAAGCCAAATTTATTAATTAATGATACGAGTCTTATTTTAATTGACCATGAGTTAACTTTTCCTTTTATAAACGATACAAATCAGATTGTTGATTATGAGATTTTTTTAGGAAATTATCAATTTCAAAAACATATATTGATAAAACATTTGAGGTCTTTAAGAAACAAAGAAGGAATTTTTGATGGATTTTTGGAAATGTTAAAACATTTGAATATTAATAATTTAAGTGCTATTTTTGATGAAATGGATAAATTTAATATTTCATATGTTGAAAGACAAAAATTTATACATTACTTTGTATGGGCTAAAAATAATGTTGTTATTTTTGAACGATATTTAAAAGGAATGATAGGATGA
- a CDS encoding DUF3037 domain-containing protein yields the protein MKTNFYTYCILKYKHSPYLDESINIGVLIYFNDTQRFLFKYSKTLNRVKSIYNNVPEKTIKEYIRQIDRHLKIYQNTFDNIFPLNDLNLKTFLSRYILPNDSSVLQFSHFKTESLRDFSEEFIEKIVLDKVFIDDLKTQISHQQEPKIISKLLSTLKDSGLNQFRHKTSRFQEDYVLTNETGNEFKFDIAWQNGTLNLVKPIGFDLKEGIGIANKAHKNFGQFYDLQSEAEKNNLCYDLILGRPTNRNLFKDYDHAVKLLQNIKNSRLIDADDLKEYSKKVITAISE from the coding sequence ATGAAAACTAATTTTTATACATACTGTATTTTAAAGTATAAGCACTCACCTTATTTAGATGAGAGTATAAATATTGGCGTGCTTATTTATTTTAATGACACTCAAAGATTTTTGTTTAAATATTCAAAGACTTTGAATAGGGTAAAAAGTATTTATAATAATGTGCCTGAAAAAACAATTAAAGAATATATTAGACAAATTGATAGACATTTAAAAATTTATCAAAACACGTTTGATAATATTTTTCCTTTAAATGATTTAAATTTAAAAACATTTTTATCTCGTTATATTTTACCTAATGATAGTTCTGTTTTACAATTTTCACATTTTAAAACTGAATCTTTAAGAGATTTTAGTGAAGAATTTATTGAAAAAATTGTTTTGGATAAAGTGTTTATTGATGATTTAAAAACACAAATAAGCCATCAACAAGAACCTAAAATTATATCAAAACTTTTATCTACTTTAAAAGATTCTGGATTAAATCAATTTCGTCATAAAACTAGTAGATTTCAAGAAGATTATGTTTTAACAAATGAAACTGGAAATGAGTTTAAATTTGATATTGCATGGCAAAATGGTACGCTTAATTTGGTTAAACCAATTGGTTTTGATTTGAAAGAAGGAATAGGTATTGCAAATAAAGCACATAAAAATTTTGGTCAATTTTACGATCTTCAAAGTGAAGCTGAAAAAAATAATTTATGTTATGATTTAATTTTAGGAAGGCCTACTAATCGAAATCTTTTCAAAGATTATGATCACGCCGTAAAGCTTTTACAAAACATAAAGAATTCAAGATTAATAGATGCAGATGACCTTAAGGAATATTCTAAAAAAGTGATTACTGCAATTTCTGAATAG